Proteins from a single region of Armatimonadia bacterium:
- a CDS encoding VIT domain-containing protein, which yields MIRRSLPYVVAVVALCCLASQALADGMLIPPLRPDVPYFTIKYHHVKVEIDEQIATTHVDQVFVNETDREQEATYLFPLPPGAVVKGFTLIADGQKMEGEILPRDKATSIYEDIVRKRRDPALLEYSGRDMYKARIFPIPAHGERRIELYYTQVLGYDNGLVSYNYPMSTEKFSKSPITETVFEATIKSKAKLGTIYSPSHDLDISRRGGAAVASYEEKNSKPDRDLLLYYTVAKEEVGTSLLTFKEKGEDGFFLLLAAPTEEDVSVAKAAPKNVVFVLDRSGSMSGEKIEQVRRALEFCVNSLNPQDQFEIISFATSVTQFGDGLQPATRENIEKARNFIKDLRASGGTDIDGALKAALDCRKTGQPNYVAFLTDGLPTAGDVTDPDKIAPRVKQAAGALKNTPTRLFAFGAGYDVDTHFLDRLAEDNGGLPTYVRPGEDIEVKVSNWYGKIAQPVLTEVQVDYGSVKAYDTYPKDLPDLFGGSQLAIFGRYKQDTAGKTKMTVSGDSGHGKRSYVSEVDFPEVNDGAEYLASLWAGRKIGYLLDQIRL from the coding sequence ATGATCCGCAGGTCACTCCCGTATGTCGTCGCTGTTGTCGCCCTCTGCTGTCTGGCTTCGCAGGCTCTGGCGGATGGGATGCTGATCCCGCCACTGCGACCGGACGTCCCCTACTTCACCATCAAGTACCACCACGTCAAGGTGGAGATCGACGAGCAGATCGCCACCACCCACGTCGACCAGGTCTTCGTGAACGAGACCGACCGCGAGCAGGAAGCGACCTACCTGTTCCCGCTGCCGCCGGGTGCAGTGGTCAAAGGCTTCACGCTGATCGCCGACGGCCAGAAGATGGAAGGCGAGATCCTCCCGCGTGACAAGGCCACCAGCATCTATGAGGACATCGTGCGCAAGCGGCGTGATCCGGCGCTGCTGGAGTACAGCGGGCGCGACATGTACAAGGCCCGGATCTTCCCGATTCCGGCCCATGGCGAACGCCGGATCGAGCTGTACTACACCCAGGTGCTGGGCTACGACAACGGCCTCGTCTCGTACAACTACCCGATGAGCACCGAGAAGTTCTCCAAGAGCCCGATCACGGAGACGGTCTTCGAGGCGACGATCAAGTCGAAGGCGAAGCTGGGAACCATCTATTCACCAAGCCATGACCTGGACATCTCGCGACGTGGCGGCGCGGCGGTCGCCTCCTATGAGGAGAAGAATTCCAAGCCCGACCGCGACCTGCTCCTGTACTACACGGTCGCGAAGGAGGAGGTCGGCACCAGTCTGCTGACCTTCAAGGAGAAGGGCGAGGACGGCTTCTTCCTGCTGCTTGCGGCACCGACGGAGGAGGACGTGTCGGTGGCCAAGGCAGCCCCGAAGAATGTGGTCTTTGTGCTGGACCGCTCGGGCTCGATGTCCGGCGAGAAGATTGAGCAGGTGCGACGAGCCCTGGAGTTCTGCGTGAACAGCCTCAACCCGCAGGACCAGTTCGAGATCATCAGCTTCGCCACAAGCGTCACGCAGTTCGGCGATGGCCTCCAACCGGCGACGCGGGAGAACATCGAGAAGGCTCGCAACTTCATCAAGGACCTCCGGGCCTCGGGCGGTACGGATATCGACGGCGCCCTCAAGGCGGCCCTGGACTGCCGAAAGACCGGCCAGCCGAACTACGTCGCCTTCCTTACCGACGGCCTGCCGACAGCCGGTGACGTGACGGACCCGGACAAGATCGCGCCACGCGTGAAGCAGGCGGCGGGGGCGCTGAAGAACACACCGACTCGGCTGTTTGCCTTCGGTGCGGGCTACGATGTGGATACGCACTTCCTCGACCGCCTCGCGGAAGACAATGGTGGCCTCCCGACCTATGTGCGCCCCGGCGAGGACATCGAGGTCAAGGTCTCCAACTGGTACGGAAAGATCGCACAGCCGGTGCTGACGGAAGTCCAGGTGGACTATGGCAGCGTCAAGGCCTATGACACCTACCCGAAGGATCTGCCTGATCTGTTCGGTGGCTCGCAACTCGCGATCTTCGGTCGCTACAAGCAGGACACCGCCGGCAAGACGAAGATGACCGTCAGTGGCGACAGCGGCCACGGGAAACGCAGCTACGTTAGCGAAGTCGACTTCCCGGAGGTCAACGACGGAGCGGAGTATCTGGCCAGCCTCTGGGCCGGGCGGAAGATCGGGTACCTGCTGGACCAGATCCGCCTCA